TGGTGACCGCGCGAGGCCGGCGGGTCGCCGGGAGGTGTGGTCCGGCCGCGCGGGAGGGTCAGGTGCGCACCGTGCCGCGTTCGTCGGCGAGACGGGTGATGCCGAGTTCGCGGCACAGGGCGTCGAGGTCCCGCAGGACCTGGGTCATCGCGTACGGGCGGGTGAACGTCGCGGTACCCATCTGTACGGCGGTGGCTCCGGCCAGGACGAACTCCAGGACGTCCCGCGCGGTGCTGATGCCGCCGCATCCGATGACGGGTATTCCGACGGCCGCGGCGGCCTGCCACACCAGGCGCAGCACCATGGGTCGGACCGCGGGTCCGGACAGTCCTCCCACCCCGTTGCCCAGCACCGCGCTCCGCCCGTTCAGGTCGATGGCCATGCCGGGGAAGGTGTTGGCGACTGTCACGGCGGTCGCGCCCGCCTGCTCGGAGGCGCGCGCGATGTCCCCGATCGATGTCACGTTCGGGGTCAGTTTGACGACGACGGGCAGCGAAGTACGCGCCACGACACCGGAGACGACACGCTCCACGGTCGACGCGTCCGTTCCGATGGCGAGCCCGCCGTGCTCAAGGTTCGGGCAGGAGACGTTCACCTCCAGTGCCTCGCAGGGAGCGTCGGCGAGCTCCTCGGTGATCCGCAGGTACTCCTCCACGGCGAGGCCCCCGACACTCACCACGACGGGTACCCCGAACGACCGGTAGCGGGGCAGCACCGTGCGGATGAACTCCGCCGAGCCCGGACTGGGGATTCCCACGCTGTTGAGCATGCCCTGCGCGCTCTCGGTGAGCCGGTGCGAGGGGTTACCGGAACGCCGTTGCGAGAAGAGGGTCTTGGTGACCAGGGCGCCCAGCTCGTGCACCGGCAGGAGAGCGGCGAGTTCAGGACCGAAGCAACCCGACGCGGGCATCACGGGGTTGGCCAGACGCAGCGGGCCGAGCGAGACCGCGAGGTCG
The nucleotide sequence above comes from Streptomyces sp. NBC_01716. Encoded proteins:
- a CDS encoding dihydroorotate dehydrogenase, with protein sequence MTEVQDHDPAVFDDRDRHFADHAAFRTDLAVSLGPLRLANPVMPASGCFGPELAALLPVHELGALVTKTLFSQRRSGNPSHRLTESAQGMLNSVGIPSPGSAEFIRTVLPRYRSFGVPVVVSVGGLAVEEYLRITEELADAPCEALEVNVSCPNLEHGGLAIGTDASTVERVVSGVVARTSLPVVVKLTPNVTSIGDIARASEQAGATAVTVANTFPGMAIDLNGRSAVLGNGVGGLSGPAVRPMVLRLVWQAAAAVGIPVIGCGGISTARDVLEFVLAGATAVQMGTATFTRPYAMTQVLRDLDALCRELGITRLADERGTVRT